TTCTCTTACGGGACATATAAACCCGCAGGGAAGCTTTGGAAAGTGGACTCCGATTCCCATGAGATGATAGAGGGGAAAAACCAGAAGGAGGGGCTGAAGCCCCTCCTTTTTTGTAATAGAATAGCCCTGGGGGTGGTTGTATGAGAATTTTGCTCATAAACCCTTACAGTGGAGGGTACTATTACAGACTCGGAGCTGTTTACCCTCCCCTTGGCCTCATGTACATCTGCTCTTCTCTCAGGGAAAAGGAATACAGTGTGAACTTTGTGGACATGAACGTGGAGAGATTCGACTGGAAGAATTTCGATTTTGGTGAGTACGATGTGGTGGGAATATCCGTTGACACAGTGCGATTTCCTGTAGCAGAAAAGATCGCAAAGAAGGCAAAAGCCTGTGGTACTACGGTGGTGATGGGAGGGCCTCATGCAACGGCTTTTTACGAAACGATCCTTCGGCAAGGCCTGTGCGATTATGTTGTACTCGGAGAGGGAGAGAGGGCTTTTTCAGATCTTGTAGAAAGTATCGCAAACAAAGAAAAACACCCTCAAATACCCGGTGTCGCTTACGTGAGAGATGGAGATATCTTTGTGTTTCCTTCTCAGTTCATAGAGAATCTGGATGACTTACCCTTCCCTGACAGAGAAAAAGTGTATCTTTACAGGACGAAATTCGCAGGTGAGAGGGCAACGAGCCTGATCACCTCAAGAGGTTGTCCTTTCAACTGTGAGTTCTGCAGCGCCTCTCAGTTCATGGGAAGAAGAATCAGATGGAGAAGCGTTGAAAACGTGATCGATGAGCTGAAGATTTTGAAGAAGATGGGATATGGTTCTGTGATCTTCTTCGATGACAATTTCACGATAAATCCAAAGAGGGTTGTGAATCTATGCGAAGAGATGCTGAGAAAAGACCTTCGTTTCAGATGGTGGGCGTTTTCGAGAGCAGATGAACTCCTTGGACATGAAGATATGGTGGAGGCGATGTCGAAAGCAGGCTGTAAAATGCTGTTCATAGGCTTTGAGAGTGCAGACGACGAGGTGCTGGAGGAGTATGGGAAGAATCTGAAATCCGGTATAGCCTTCGATGTGGTGAAACTCTTGAAGAAATACAGGATAGACGTGTTTGCAAGTTTTGTGATTGGAGCGTTGAAAGACACGAAAAAGACCATAGAGAAAACGGTGAAATTTGCCAGGAAACTGAAAGCGTCCATCGTACAGTTCTCAATTCTCACGCCATATCCTGGAACAGCACTCTTTGAAAAACTGAAACATCTGATCGTGGAAAAAGACTGGAGAAAATTCGATGGGACCCATCTGGTGTTCAAGCACCCAAATTTCTCATCGAAGGAGTTGAAAAGACTTTTTATAAAAGCCTATTATGCTGCGTACACGTCTCCGAGGTTGATATTCAGACGGGGTATACCATTTTTGATTCGATTGCTTACACGTAGAGAGGCCTATTCTCTTTGAGGAAGACTGGAGAATGTTTTTCCACCAAGACTCTTCATCACCATTTCCGTAAGCGGGCTCTGTTTTGCGGCCTGCTCTGCGTATTCGTGTAGGAGCATCTCTTTGAACCACTTCTCTGCGCTTGTTTCAGGGATCAGATCGTACTTTGGAATGGAGTCGTACATTTCTTTGAACAGTTTATAAAACAACTCACTCACAAATTCCACACTGGCATCCCTCAGATTCTTTATACTGGTAGAAACTCCAAGAACGTACATTCTTTCACCTCACATGATGATGAGTTCACCGAGTATGTAGCCAGATCTGTGGAGCACCTGAAGAATGGCGATGATGTCCTGAGGGGTGGCACCCGCCGCTTTCAGTGCGTTGACCAGGTTGGCCACGGTTGCATCTTTGTCACCTATCTTTCCGGCTGACACACTTACCGTGAAGTTTCCGTACGTGATCACAAAGTCTGAGAGTTTCACGCCCCCTCCGAAGAGGACGGTGCCGGTCCTTTCGTTGACCACTATCTTTGCGGGAAGATCTGGCTGCACCTCTATCTCTTCAACGAGTGAGAGAAAGGTGATGAGATCATCCTGGAAGGCAACTGGAACGGTGAGTTTGATCGCCGAAGGATCCACGGCTTTTGCAAGATCCATCTCGAACTTTTCGTTTATCGCTCTTGCCACTCTTGCCGCCGTGGTGATATCCGGATTTCTCAGAAGTATTGTCACGCTGTCTCCTTCGAGCATGTCTGAAGGGATATCTCTTTCCACTATGGCACCTTCTGGGAGATAACCAACGACCTTGTATCTCTTCTGAAGACTTGCTGAAAGTTTCACATCCTCACCACCGAGAGTAACAGAGCCTTGAGCCACGGCGTAGACCTTTCCATCTGCTCCATAAAGCGGTGTCTGTATGAGGTATCCCCCGGCGAGAGATTTTGCATCGGCTATGGAGGCGACCACACAGTCTATCCTCATACCTTCCTTTGCGAAGGGAGGAATGTCTGCAAGAACCATCACAAGGGCGGTGTTTTTCGATCTCAGATCTTCTTCTGGAACCTGGACACCGAACTTTTTCATCATCTCAAGAAGGAGCGGAGAATTCACGTTTCCGGAATCTCCCGTTCCGTTGAGTCCAACGACAAGGCCGATTCCAAAGAGTTGGTTGTCACGCGCTCCCCTGAAAAACGCAATGTCCTTTATTCTCGTGGTGATCGAAAAGAGAGAACTGAGAATCACTAAAAGAAGAATGAGAAAAAGGGTTTTTCTCACTTTTCATCACCTCACGTGAACAGTTCTGCAAGGAATGAAAGTACTTTGTCGAAGAAGCTTTCCTTGCCGGGTTCCTCACTGAAAACCAGCTTTCCGTTCACCCATATTTCCGAGTCTGCCAGTTTGGAAGAATCCACCTCGTTTCCTATTTCTATGTCGTCCGGCCTCACCTTTCCCTTTATGATGATCTCCTGGTAGTCTTTGTCCACCTTTATCGTCTTTCTTCCTTCCACCACCAGATTTCCATAGGGATCGACATTGACGACCACGGCTGAAACCTTTGCCACCACCGAAGATTTCATCTCTCCTCCCCGTGTTGTCTGTGGTGAAGGGTTGTTGTTTATTGGTATGAAGTTGCTGAGGTTGAAGTTGGCGGCTGCACTCACCACGTTTCCAAGGATGCCCAGGAGGGTCTTCTGTATTTCAAGGCTTTCCCTTTCTGAGGACAGACTGTTGTTTTCCCGAATCACTATGGTGACTATGTCTCCAACTTTCGAAGCCTTTCGGATGGAAAGGAGATTTTTGTATTCCGACTCTCCCGAGGAGTTCCACATGGAGAAGGGAAAGATCGCTGCCGCTAGAAAGAGTAACAGCAGACACCACGCCTTCTTCATTCCGTCACCCCCAGTATTCTCAAAACGGGTCCTTTCTCAACTCTTCCGAAAACGTATTTTCTACTTTCGATGTTCATGGCCTTCACCGTCTCTCCAAGGTGTCCGTTTTCCAGTACCTCCACGAAGGTGGAGACCTTTATGCTACCAAGATCCACGTACGCCGGAACGATCTGCCCTTTTACCACATCGGGGGGATCTTCCAGCATATCCTTAGTGAGAACAGTACCGGATCTCAGGTATCTTTTTGACACCATGCCCACAACTTCTAAGAGGCTGTAGAACGGTTCGCCGTTGATTTCAAAGATGTCTCTTTCTTCCATGGTCACGAAGTCTTCCTTTATCACATCTCCCACGTTTATATTTCTTTTCAAGACCACCACATTCCTTTCCTTTTTGAGTACAACGTTCAGGGTCACGTAGGAACCGTCGGTGAATTTCAGAAAAACGTTGATCAGGTTCTTCGATATTCTGGTGACTCTAACAGAGGAAAGACCTAGGTCCTGTGGGAACTTTCCGAAGGTTTTCACAACAAACGCTTCGAAGTCTTTTACTCCTATTTTCTTTTCGATTTCTTCGTACACCACTTTTCTGATTTCGTCGGGACCCTTTACCGTTATCTTTATCTGGTCCGCTCCTGTGAATTCGTGCTCTGGAAATCTGATCTTCAGGAAACTTTTGGAGACGAAGTATTCAAAACCCGGAAGCAGGACCATCAGGTCTTTGTCTGTATCGACCTTTTCAAAGGTGAGGTCGTTCAGAGAAAGAACTCCTGGCGTGGCCAGGAGTGTTTCTTTCAGAGTGAAGGTTTCAGAGAAGAGGAAGGAGGAGAAAAGCACCATCAGTATTAGAAAACAAACTTTCATAACTCATCATCTCTTCACATTGGTGGCTGTTCTCAACATCTCATCGGCTGTCTGTATGACCCTCGAGTTGAACTCGTACGCTCTCTGTGCGGTGATCATGTCCACCATTTCCCTGACGACATCGACGTTGGATTTTTCCAGAAATCCCTGTTTAATGGCTCCAAAGCCGTCCTGACCCGGGACACCCTCTATCGGATCTCCGGATGCGGGTGTTGCGATGTAGAGGTTGTCTCCTATCGATTTCAGACCGGATGGGTTCACAAACCTCACGAGCGTGATCGTTCCGAGTTGCTGTATGGTACCATCCTGAAGTTCAGCCGAAACGATGCCGTCTGGAGAGACGTTTATCGAAACGGCGTTTTCTGGAATGGTTATCTCGGGTACCAGAAGGAGACCGTTCGAGGTGACTATTCTTCCTTCACTGTCCACTTTGAAGCTTCCGTCTCTTGTGTAGGCAATTCTGCCATCCTGAAGTTGAATCTGGAAGAAGCCGTCTCCGGCTATCGCCAGGTCGAGGGCGTTGCCAGTCTGCTCGAAGTTTCCAAGGGTGAATATCCGTGTTGTTGCCGCCGTTCTCACACCGTGTCCAACGTACAGCCCCGTTGGAAGGGTGGAAGTGGCGGCCGTTGGAGTTCCAGCGTTCTTCACGTACTGATAGAGGAGATCCTGGAATTCTGCCCTCACCTTTTTGTACCCTGTGGTGTCCACGTTGGCGAGGTTGTTCGCTATGGTATCGAGTTTGAATTGCTGTGCGGACATTCCTGTTGCGGCAGAGTAAAGTGATATCATCATACTCAGACACCTCCAGATCACTTCAGAGTAGCCAGGGAGTTGATGAGTTTTCCGTTCAGTTCATCGTTGACAAGGACCGCTCTTTGAGAGAGTTCGTAGTGTCTCATTGCAGAGATCATGTCCACCATCGCCTTCAGGGCGTTCACATTTGATTTTTCTACATAGCCCTGAAGAATCCTAAAATTTTCTGCAAAGGATGGATTTTCTCCGGTGAAGAGGGTGTTTCCGAACTTCTGAAGGTTCTCCACGGTGTACACACCGATTCTTGTTATCACGTTTCCGTTCTCGTCTCTCACATAACCTTCTCCGTCCACCGTGAAGCCATCGAAGTACTCTATTCTTTCACCGTTTTCATCCAGGAGGTATCCTCCGTAGTTTGTAACGATGTATCCATCGCGTCCCACCTCGAACTCTCCATTTCTGGTGAAGTACTCCTGGCCGTTGAATTCTATCCTGAAAAACCCCTCACCGTCTATGGCGAGGTGATACGGGACCTTTGTTTCTTCGAGAGGTCCCTGAGAGAGATCACTTCTCACCTCGTCCAGCACAACGGAGTACTCGAGGGGACCTATCGGAACCTTTTCTACCCTCTTTTCTATAGGATCTGGCTCCTGTCTGAAGATTTCTCTTCTCAGGTAGGCCCTGAAGGCTTCTCTGTCTTGTTTGTAGCCAGCCGTGTCGACGTTTGCTAGATCGTTGGCTATTCTGTCCAGTTTTGCCATATCGATCAGCATGCCCATGGATGCGTTGTAGATGCCCCTCGTCACGAAGATCACCTCGCAAACGTTTCACAGACCGTTTTCAACAACTTTTCATCCTCCAGGAGAATACCTGTTCCCCTCGCAACACACGTGATCGGATCTTCGGCCACGATTGTCTTGACGTGGATTTCATCGTAGATGGTTCTGTCGAAACCTCTGAGGAGGGCTCCGCCTCCGGTGAGGTGTATACCGTTGTTTATGATGTCGGCAGAAAGTTCTGGTGGTGTTCTTTCGAGGACATTCTTGATTTTTGTGAGAAGGGCCATGACGATGGGTTCGATGGCTTCTCTTACGTCCTCTGAGTTCACTCGATCTGTTCTTGGAAGCCCCGTTACCACATCACGTCCTTTTATCTCGACTTCGTAGTTCTCAAAGGCAGGATGTGTCTTTCCGATTCTCTTCTTTATATCTTCGGCGGTGGACTCCCCTATGACGAGGCCGTATTTTTTTCGAACGAACTTTACTATCGCTTCATCCATTGCATCCCCTGCCATTCTCACCGATTCTCCAACCACCGTGCCGCCAAGGCTGATCACGGCTATATCCGTGGTTCCACCACCTATATCCACCACCATGTTTCCTTCGGATGCCATGACATCTATTCCTGCACCTATTGCGGCTGCTATCGGTTCGGAAACGATGTGCACCCTTCGAGCCCCGGCGTTGAGACCCGCCTCAAAGACCGCCCTTTTTTCGACCTCGGTGATCTTTGTGGGAACCCCTATGATGAGAGAAGGCTTCATGAAACTGAACCTTCCGACTATGCGCTTTAGAAAACTTCGAATGATCGCTTCTATGGTTTTATAGTCTGCTATCACACCGTCTTTCATCGGCCGGATGGCCTTCAACCCCTCGGGGGTCTTTCCGAGCATCTTCTTCGCTTCCTCACCGATGGCGACGATCTCCCCTGTCTTCTCCGATATCGCCACAACGGAGGGTTCGTGCAAAACGATTCCTTCACCTCTTTTGTAAACGATGATGGATGCTGTTCCCAGGTCTATGCCGATGTCTCCCTTTGGCATATCGAAAACCTCCTCGTTTTGATTGTTCTTTCTTCAGGTGGGATGTTCCTAAAAAAAATCTGGTGTGCCTGGCGGGACTCGAACCCG
This DNA window, taken from Thermotoga sp. SG1, encodes the following:
- a CDS encoding radical SAM protein; the protein is MRILLINPYSGGYYYRLGAVYPPLGLMYICSSLREKEYSVNFVDMNVERFDWKNFDFGEYDVVGISVDTVRFPVAEKIAKKAKACGTTVVMGGPHATAFYETILRQGLCDYVVLGEGERAFSDLVESIANKEKHPQIPGVAYVRDGDIFVFPSQFIENLDDLPFPDREKVYLYRTKFAGERATSLITSRGCPFNCEFCSASQFMGRRIRWRSVENVIDELKILKKMGYGSVIFFDDNFTINPKRVVNLCEEMLRKDLRFRWWAFSRADELLGHEDMVEAMSKAGCKMLFIGFESADDEVLEEYGKNLKSGIAFDVVKLLKKYRIDVFASFVIGALKDTKKTIEKTVKFARKLKASIVQFSILTPYPGTALFEKLKHLIVEKDWRKFDGTHLVFKHPNFSSKELKRLFIKAYYAAYTSPRLIFRRGIPFLIRLLTRREAYSL
- a CDS encoding rod-binding protein encodes the protein MYVLGVSTSIKNLRDASVEFVSELFYKLFKEMYDSIPKYDLIPETSAEKWFKEMLLHEYAEQAAKQSPLTEMVMKSLGGKTFSSLPQRE
- a CDS encoding flagellar basal body P-ring protein FlgI translates to MRKTLFLILLLVILSSLFSITTRIKDIAFFRGARDNQLFGIGLVVGLNGTGDSGNVNSPLLLEMMKKFGVQVPEEDLRSKNTALVMVLADIPPFAKEGMRIDCVVASIADAKSLAGGYLIQTPLYGADGKVYAVAQGSVTLGGEDVKLSASLQKRYKVVGYLPEGAIVERDIPSDMLEGDSVTILLRNPDITTAARVARAINEKFEMDLAKAVDPSAIKLTVPVAFQDDLITFLSLVEEIEVQPDLPAKIVVNERTGTVLFGGGVKLSDFVITYGNFTVSVSAGKIGDKDATVANLVNALKAAGATPQDIIAILQVLHRSGYILGELIIM
- a CDS encoding flagellar basal body L-ring protein FlgH; this translates as MKKAWCLLLLFLAAAIFPFSMWNSSGESEYKNLLSIRKASKVGDIVTIVIRENNSLSSERESLEIQKTLLGILGNVVSAAANFNLSNFIPINNNPSPQTTRGGEMKSSVVAKVSAVVVNVDPYGNLVVEGRKTIKVDKDYQEIIIKGKVRPDDIEIGNEVDSSKLADSEIWVNGKLVFSEEPGKESFFDKVLSFLAELFT
- the flgA gene encoding flagellar basal body P-ring formation chaperone FlgA; translated protein: MKVCFLILMVLFSSFLFSETFTLKETLLATPGVLSLNDLTFEKVDTDKDLMVLLPGFEYFVSKSFLKIRFPEHEFTGADQIKITVKGPDEIRKVVYEEIEKKIGVKDFEAFVVKTFGKFPQDLGLSSVRVTRISKNLINVFLKFTDGSYVTLNVVLKKERNVVVLKRNINVGDVIKEDFVTMEERDIFEINGEPFYSLLEVVGMVSKRYLRSGTVLTKDMLEDPPDVVKGQIVPAYVDLGSIKVSTFVEVLENGHLGETVKAMNIESRKYVFGRVEKGPVLRILGVTE
- the flgG gene encoding flagellar basal-body rod protein FlgG; this encodes MMISLYSAATGMSAQQFKLDTIANNLANVDTTGYKKVRAEFQDLLYQYVKNAGTPTAATSTLPTGLYVGHGVRTAATTRIFTLGNFEQTGNALDLAIAGDGFFQIQLQDGRIAYTRDGSFKVDSEGRIVTSNGLLLVPEITIPENAVSINVSPDGIVSAELQDGTIQQLGTITLVRFVNPSGLKSIGDNLYIATPASGDPIEGVPGQDGFGAIKQGFLEKSNVDVVREMVDMITAQRAYEFNSRVIQTADEMLRTATNVKR
- a CDS encoding flagellar hook-basal body protein; the protein is MTRGIYNASMGMLIDMAKLDRIANDLANVDTAGYKQDREAFRAYLRREIFRQEPDPIEKRVEKVPIGPLEYSVVLDEVRSDLSQGPLEETKVPYHLAIDGEGFFRIEFNGQEYFTRNGEFEVGRDGYIVTNYGGYLLDENGERIEYFDGFTVDGEGYVRDENGNVITRIGVYTVENLQKFGNTLFTGENPSFAENFRILQGYVEKSNVNALKAMVDMISAMRHYELSQRAVLVNDELNGKLINSLATLK
- a CDS encoding rod shape-determining protein, which encodes MPKGDIGIDLGTASIIVYKRGEGIVLHEPSVVAISEKTGEIVAIGEEAKKMLGKTPEGLKAIRPMKDGVIADYKTIEAIIRSFLKRIVGRFSFMKPSLIIGVPTKITEVEKRAVFEAGLNAGARRVHIVSEPIAAAIGAGIDVMASEGNMVVDIGGGTTDIAVISLGGTVVGESVRMAGDAMDEAIVKFVRKKYGLVIGESTAEDIKKRIGKTHPAFENYEVEIKGRDVVTGLPRTDRVNSEDVREAIEPIVMALLTKIKNVLERTPPELSADIINNGIHLTGGGALLRGFDRTIYDEIHVKTIVAEDPITCVARGTGILLEDEKLLKTVCETFAR